CCTGACGCCTGAAACCTGACGGCGCTATCGGTGGGCCGGCGCTCGCAAGCTCGCTGGTCCCACCCTACGCTCTTCTTTTGCCCCGATCACGCCCCCAAGGCCGCGGCGGGCACGGGAAACGATTCGCACAGCTCGCGCACCTCGCCGCGCACGCGCCGCGCCAGGCCGGCGTCGTCGGCCGAGCGCAACACCTCCATGATCCAGCCGCCGATGCGCGTCATCTCGTCGGGTCCCATGCCGCGCGTGGTGAGCGCCGGCGTGCCGATGCGAATGCCGGAGGGATCGAGCGGCTTGCGCTGGTCGTAAGGAATCATGTTCTTGTTGACGGTGATGCCGCAACGGCCGAGCGCCTCTTCGGCCTGCTTGCCGGTCAGGCCGATGGTGGTCACGTCGGCCAGCATCAAGTGGTTGTCGGTGCCGCCGCTGGCGAGTTTCAGTCCGCCGGCCACCAGCCGCTGGGCCAGGGCTTTGGCGTTGTCGATGATGCGCCGCGCGTACTCTTTGAAATCGGGCCGCAGGGCCTCGGCGAAGCAAACCGCCTTGCCCGCGATGACGTGCATCAACGGCCCGCCTTGCAGGCCGGGGAAAACGCTGCGGTCGATGTCTTTGGCATAATCGCCGCGGCACATCGTCATGCCGGCCCGCGGACCGCGCAGCGTCTTGTGTGTGGTGGTCGTGACAAAGTCGGCGACCGGCACGGGGTTATGGTGCAGTCCCGCCGCCACCAGTCCGGCATAGTGGGCCATGTCGACGAACAGCTTGGCCCCGCAATCTTCGGCGATCTCGGCGAAGCGGTCGTGCGGAATCTCGCGCGGATAGGCACTTGCCCCGGCCACGATCATCTTCGGCTTGTGCTCGCGGGCCAGCGAGGCGACCTGGTCGAAGTCGATCAGGTTCGTGTCGCGCGTCACGCCGTAGCTGATGAAGTGGTACAGCTTGCCCGACAGGTTCAGCTTCATGCCGTGCGTCAGATGGCCGCCGTGGGCCAGGTCGAGTCCCAGCACGGTGTCGCCAGGTTCCAAGGCGGTGATGTACACCGCCTGATTGGCTTGGCTGCCGGAATGGGGCTGCACGTTGACGTGTTCGGCGCCGAACAGGGCCTTGGCCCGGTCGCGGGCCAGCTCTTCGACGCGATCGACGCATTCGCAGCCGCCGTAATAGCGCCGGCCGGGATAGCCCTCGGCGTACTTGTTCGTCAGCACGCTGCCCACGGCCTGCATCACGGCCGGGCTGACGTAGTTCTCGCTGGCGATCATTTCCAGGCCGTCCTGCTGGCGGTCGATCTCGCCGGCGATGGCGGCCCAAACGTCCGGGTCTTCTTGCTCGATGAAGTTCATGATCGCCTTACTATAACGGAGGCGTGCGGCCCGTGGCCAGTAGGCCAATCAATCGTAGTCGATGGCCCCATCCCCTGGAACCGGCGCCCCATTCATGGCAAGATGGAGCCTCGTCGCGGTGCGCATTCCCAAAAACATCAATCGTGGCCGATGAGTAAACGTGTTGCCGTAATCTTGGCGGCCGGAAAAGGGACCCGGATGAAGTCCGATCTCCCCAAGGTGCTGATCGAGGTCTGCGGACGCCCGATGATCGACTACGTGCTCGATGCTCTGGCCGAGACCGCTGTCGATCGCGTGCTGGTCGTGGTCGGCTATCGGGCCGATCTCGTGCGGCGGGCCCTGGCGGACCGGCCCCAGGTCGAATTCGTCGAGCAGACGGAGCAGCTCGGCACGGGCCATGCCGTGATGGTCTGCCGCGAGGCCCTCGCCGGACATGAGGGTGCCGCGCTGATCGTGACGGGCGACTCGCCGTTGGCCCAGCCCGACTCGCTGCGGCGGCTGCTTGAAGACTTCGACCGCGACCGGCCGGCCTGCTTGCTGGGCACCGCGCACAAGGAAGACCCGCACGGTCTGGGGCGGATTGTCCGTGACGCGCGGGGCGAGTTTGAGCGGATCGTGGAAGAAAAAGACGCCAGCGACGACGAGCGGCGGATCGGCGAAGTCAATATGAGCTGCTACGTTTTCGCCGGCCCCGACCTGCTTTTTGCACTCGACCATATCCGTCCGGCCAACCGTCAATCAGAATACTATTTGACCGACTGCCCCGGCGTATTGAAGGCGGCGGGCAGAACGGTGCGGGCGTTGCCGGTGCTCAAGCCGATCGAGGCCCTCAGCATCAACACCCGCGAAGAACTGGCGGCCGTCGAAGCGGTCGTGCGCAGCGGCCGGCACCGGGCCGGTTTTTGACTGCTGCTTGGTAATCCGCATGACCTACGTTAGGAACCCATGAACGACTTGAAGATTTTCAGCGGCCGGGCAAACCGCGAGCTGACCACGCGCATTTGCGAATATCTCGGCTTGCCGGTCGGCGCCGTTTCGATCGGCAATTTTCCCGACGGCGAAATTTCGTGCAAAGTCGACGAGGACGTGCGCGGCCGCGACGTGTTTCTGGTGCAGCCCACGTGTCCGCCGGTCAACGAAAACCTGATGGAGCTGCTGATCATGATCGAGAGCTGCATGCGGGCCAGCGCCGAGCGGATCACGGCCGTCGTGCCGTATTACGGCTATGCCCGGCAAGACCGCAAAGACGAGGGCCGCGTGCCGATCACCGCCAAGCTGGTGGCGAACCTGATTACGCGGGCCGGGGCCGACCGCGTGCTGGCGATGGACCTGCACGCCGCTCAAATCCAGGGTTTTTTCGACGTGCCGGTCGACCACCTTTACGCCTCGCCGGTGCTCAACGACCATTTCGCCCGCATGAAGTTTTCTGAGGACGAGTTGGTGGTGGTCAGCCCCGACGAAGGGAGCACCAAGCGGGCGCTGGGCCACGCCAAGCGGCTGGGCACGCGGCTGGCGATCGTCGACAAGCGGCGGTCGAGCGCCGAGAAGACGCGGCAAGAGTACATCATCGGCGCCTCGGTCGAGGGCAAAATCGCGCTGATGTTCGACGACATGATCAGCACCGGCAGCTCGATCTGCGGCGCCGCCAAGAAGGTGCATGAGGCGGGCGCCCGCGAAGTTCACGTGGCCGCCACGCACGGCGTGCTCTGCGGCAAGGCGATCGAGAACATCGAAAAGGCGCCGATCAAGAGCATGGTGATCACCGACACGATCCCCCTTTCGCCCGAAAAAAAGCTCCCCAAAATCCAAGTGCTGACCGTGGCCCATCTCTTGGGCGAGGCGATCAAGCGCATCCACCGGAACGAATCGGTGAGCAAGCTTTTTGTTTGATCGCGGTCGTGCGCCGTCACGTACGGGCACCACAACACTTCTTGAATTTTTTGCCGCTGCCACATGGGCAAGGATCGTTGCGTCCGACCCGTGGCGCCCGAGCGGGCAGCGGCCTGGCCGCCATGGGTTCGCGAAGCGCGGTGACGGACGGTGCCGGCGACGTGGGGAGACCAGCCAACAAGGGAACCCGCCTCTCGGCGGGCGATGGCCTGGGTTTCTCTTGAAAACTGGCCCAATGTCGCAGCTCCTCGATGGTGTCCTCGATCGGCGTTGGCGGGCACTCGTCGAGAGAGCCGCGAATCTGCGCCTCGCCCTCCGCCAGGCTTTGCTCGATGTACGGCAAACTGATGATGCTGGGATCGGCAACGCCGCGCCGGTAGGCTTCGCGAATGTCTTCCATCGCTTCCCGCGGAGCGAAATCCGCCAATTCAGAAATGAGGCCGCCGGCAATCTTGTGATCGTTTTCGTCGATTGCCCGCCGCAGAAGCTGCTGCAATCGCCGGACGGCCTCGTCGCGCTCCATGCGGCCGTCGCGCACCAGGTGTAGGTAGGCGTTGGCGGCGGCCCAGCGGACGTACTCATTCAATGCTCGGTCGCCAATCAGCGCGTCGATCGCTTCCGGCCGCTCGCCCGAGAACAGGACCAGCGCCCGCGGGAGCGCGGAATGTACGGCCTCACCGAACAAGTCGAAAGGCAAGTCACCGGGCAGCGAAAACGCCTCGACCATAACCGGAAGCGCTTCCGCCACCTTGAACTCAAGCAGCAGGAAGAGGGCGAAGAAGTGGGCGTTGCCTTTGGGCGGCTCGCCGGCGCGGGCCAGGGCGACCGCGCTTCGGATGACCTCGATGAGTCCGGGAATCATCAAATCGCGGTGCTTGCGGGCCTGGCGAATCGCCTCCTCCGGCAACCGATGAACGCCCGCGTCGAGCTCAGCCAAGATGTGTAACGACCCCGCCTGCGCGGCCAACGACGCCGCTTCGTCGGCCAGATCGAGCAGGCGTCGCAGATCAGCCTCGCTGAAGCTTTGATCGTCGCCTTCGTGCGGCGGCGAGTACCGAGCAAGCTTCTCCCGAACGCGGGTCAGGCCTGCTGACAACTCCTCAGCGCCTTCGTCGAGATCAGCACGCAGCAGTTCCGAAAACGCCTCGACGACCCGAGTCAAACGTTCGTAGTTCGGCAGCGACGCATCGCGGATCACGGCCTTTAATTGCCCCGCTTGTTCGATGAGATCCGGCATCGTCGTCCCTCCATCTCGTTGTCGAAGTAGGATACACCACTAATGCCCTAATGATACCGGCGTTTGGCAAGATTGCTCGTCCTGCACCCCTTTCCCAGCCTCCCGTAGAACTGGCCTGTGCCCGAATGGCCGATTCTCGCTAGAATCCCGGCCCACCGTAATGGACGTTGCCAACGGTGGGCCGGCGCTCGCAAGCTCGCTGGCCCCACCTTACTGCTTCCCTGTGCCAAAAAGGCCGTGCTGCCCTGTACCCTGAACCCCGGACGCCCCGCAGGCGGCGGCTGTTTGAATGACGACGGTCCAGACGGACATCTCCACAACATCTCCACCGGCCGCCGCCGCGCGCTCGCCTCGCAGGCGCTTTATCCGGCGCGCCTGCTTGCTGGCCCTTGCCGTCGCGGCCGCGTATGCCGGATGGTGGGCCTTCTGGCACCACCACGCGAAGCGCTTCCAGGAGGTCCGCAAGGGCGTTTTCTATCGCGTCGCGCAGCCTTCGGAGCTCGGCTTTCGCTATCTGGTCAACGATGTGGGCGTGAAGACGGTGCTCAGCGTGCAGCTTTACGACTTTCGGCTGCGCCGGGGGCTGGTGAGCTTTGGCCCGACCGATGGCTGCCGCGAGTCGGAATACGTCGAGCAGCTTGGTGCCCGGCCGGTGCAGTGGCCGATGGGCGTCGAAAAAAGCTGGCCGTGGCTCACGCCCTGGCAGTTCGAGCAGTTCTTCCGGCTCATGGACGATCCCGATAATTGGCCCGTGGCCGTTCACTGCCAAGGCGGGCGTCACCGCACGGGCACGCTCTCGGCCCTGTTTCGACTGGAATACGATCGCTGGCCGGCCGATCGGGCCTTGGCCGAAATGTACTCGTTCAAGTTCGGCGGAGCGATCCGGCTGCAAGAACACAACCTCCGCACCTATCTGCCGCGGCCGCACCCCGATGCCGCTGAATGGAACTCACTGGCGAGCTTCTGCTCGGCGCTTGTGGCCGGTCCGTGCGCCGATTACGAGGAACTTGTGCGGCGGTTGCGCGCCCTTCGCGAGGCGTTGAGGAGCAAGGCCGCACAGCATGCCGATGCAGGGTGGGACCAGCGAGCTTGCGAGCGCCGGACCACCGATAGCCACGTGCATGATGGTGGGCCGGCGCTCGCAAGCTCGCTGGTCCCACCCTACGAAGCCGGCAGTCTGCCGGAAGTCGACGAGCAGTTGTCAAACTACATCCAGCACGACGGGCACTTCGCCATTCCGCTAACCCAGCGGTTGATCGACCAGCCCGACGACCCGCTGGTGCCTGTCGTGGCGGCCAAGGCGGCGGCCAGCGTCGAAAGCCTCGATGCGGGCAGAGCGAACTGGTCGATGGCGGCCGCCTTGCTGGCCGATTTCGGCGGCCAAGACCAGCAGCGGCGGCTGCGAGCGGCATTGAGCGATGCGGCGTTTCAGCAAGCGTCGCCCGAACGCTTCGACGCCTTGGTCGACGGCGTGACG
This portion of the Pirellulales bacterium genome encodes:
- the glyA gene encoding serine hydroxymethyltransferase, with amino-acid sequence MNFIEQEDPDVWAAIAGEIDRQQDGLEMIASENYVSPAVMQAVGSVLTNKYAEGYPGRRYYGGCECVDRVEELARDRAKALFGAEHVNVQPHSGSQANQAVYITALEPGDTVLGLDLAHGGHLTHGMKLNLSGKLYHFISYGVTRDTNLIDFDQVASLAREHKPKMIVAGASAYPREIPHDRFAEIAEDCGAKLFVDMAHYAGLVAAGLHHNPVPVADFVTTTTHKTLRGPRAGMTMCRGDYAKDIDRSVFPGLQGGPLMHVIAGKAVCFAEALRPDFKEYARRIIDNAKALAQRLVAGGLKLASGGTDNHLMLADVTTIGLTGKQAEEALGRCGITVNKNMIPYDQRKPLDPSGIRIGTPALTTRGMGPDEMTRIGGWIMEVLRSADDAGLARRVRGEVRELCESFPVPAAALGA
- a CDS encoding NTP transferase domain-containing protein; translated protein: MSKRVAVILAAGKGTRMKSDLPKVLIEVCGRPMIDYVLDALAETAVDRVLVVVGYRADLVRRALADRPQVEFVEQTEQLGTGHAVMVCREALAGHEGAALIVTGDSPLAQPDSLRRLLEDFDRDRPACLLGTAHKEDPHGLGRIVRDARGEFERIVEEKDASDDERRIGEVNMSCYVFAGPDLLFALDHIRPANRQSEYYLTDCPGVLKAAGRTVRALPVLKPIEALSINTREELAAVEAVVRSGRHRAGF
- a CDS encoding ribose-phosphate pyrophosphokinase, which gives rise to MNDLKIFSGRANRELTTRICEYLGLPVGAVSIGNFPDGEISCKVDEDVRGRDVFLVQPTCPPVNENLMELLIMIESCMRASAERITAVVPYYGYARQDRKDEGRVPITAKLVANLITRAGADRVLAMDLHAAQIQGFFDVPVDHLYASPVLNDHFARMKFSEDELVVVSPDEGSTKRALGHAKRLGTRLAIVDKRRSSAEKTRQEYIIGASVEGKIALMFDDMISTGSSICGAAKKVHEAGAREVHVAATHGVLCGKAIENIEKAPIKSMVITDTIPLSPEKKLPKIQVLTVAHLLGEAIKRIHRNESVSKLFV
- a CDS encoding DUF1186 domain-containing protein: MPDLIEQAGQLKAVIRDASLPNYERLTRVVEAFSELLRADLDEGAEELSAGLTRVREKLARYSPPHEGDDQSFSEADLRRLLDLADEAASLAAQAGSLHILAELDAGVHRLPEEAIRQARKHRDLMIPGLIEVIRSAVALARAGEPPKGNAHFFALFLLLEFKVAEALPVMVEAFSLPGDLPFDLFGEAVHSALPRALVLFSGERPEAIDALIGDRALNEYVRWAAANAYLHLVRDGRMERDEAVRRLQQLLRRAIDENDHKIAGGLISELADFAPREAMEDIREAYRRGVADPSIISLPYIEQSLAEGEAQIRGSLDECPPTPIEDTIEELRHWASFQEKPRPSPAERRVPLLAGLPTSPAPSVTALREPMAARPLPARAPRVGRNDPCPCGSGKKFKKCCGART
- a CDS encoding tyrosine-protein phosphatase, yielding MLALAVAAAYAGWWAFWHHHAKRFQEVRKGVFYRVAQPSELGFRYLVNDVGVKTVLSVQLYDFRLRRGLVSFGPTDGCRESEYVEQLGARPVQWPMGVEKSWPWLTPWQFEQFFRLMDDPDNWPVAVHCQGGRHRTGTLSALFRLEYDRWPADRALAEMYSFKFGGAIRLQEHNLRTYLPRPHPDAAEWNSLASFCSALVAGPCADYEELVRRLRALREALRSKAAQHADAGWDQRACERRTTDSHVHDGGPALASSLVPPYEAGSLPEVDEQLSNYIQHDGHFAIPLTQRLIDQPDDPLVPVVAAKAAASVESLDAGRANWSMAAALLADFGGQDQQRRLRAALSDAAFQQASPERFDALVDGVTNRYTPNRIAFLVPLLENEAGHLRDGARQYRYCDTAVARLSAIVDENFPDIVPGWGIDAWNNGRVAARAWLASHPAETELRPLVPASGQTEVLPGDPAPREDLSRAKL